The window ctccatcaaatctacgccgcctgaacaggtgcactgtgtaccacACGTCAGGTTTCAAAATGATCGCAGAGTAACGTAAGGCGCTGTGTGTTGCTCAAAATCATACGATATCATTCGatacaggaattgaaaccacacccCAACAATATCTcgaccaacaccctaaccactaaactacgATCCcacgacacacacatgcatacacgcacacacatacatgcatatacaggaaATAATAGTTTATAACAACTAACACTCTATTCACTTTCTTTGCTAAATACCTATACATTAGTCTTGTCTACATTTAACTATGAtgaattacatttttatattcttattttcattgttttctttaaatttcagcCCCGGAAGTCTATACTAAAGACAATCTTTTGTATAAGCAGTATTTGAAAACTATTTGTCGTGAGAGAACAGACGGTGTCCATGCAAAAACCTTACCCCATCCTGATCCGAGAAAGTATATCCAATGCTTAAAGTCATCAGACTACTACGTGAAACGCTGTCCGATTGGTACATTCTGGTTGCAAAAAAGATTGACTTGTGTTCATCGAGAGGACGATACAGACACCACTCAACAGGATACAAATCTGCTACCGAAGAAAACTCGCCCCGCTATGAAAATGCCAGCTTTAAAGACTTTTGCCAATCCTTGTACGAAGGAAACGTTTGATAATGGAAGATTATACTTTCCGCATTCTGACCCTACCAAATATATTCAGTGTGTAGATATTGGTTCATATATAGTGAAAGATTGTATCCCAGGAAACAGTTGGTTTCAGAACGAAACGATGTGCTTAAATACATCAGAACATCTacgtcagaaatatagaagttTGATTTTCAAGACAACTTTGCACGACAACCTCGGAAAAACTACCCTAAACCCTTTGGTCAACATATTTAAGCATCTTTGTACCAAAGCTGCTATAGCAGCCAAACGTCTTTATTATTCTCATCCCAACCCAAAGAAATTTGTCGAGTGCACAGGTGTGGGTTTATATGTTATTAGAAGTTGCGCCTCTGGTAAATTTTGGTCAAAGAAAGGTGATAcgtgtatacataattattatcCATCTACTCAATACTTGCCAACTAGAAGGCATCTGACAAACATCTATGGTTCTACAATATATTCATCAAATAAGCAGGGCAATCCGTTCAATAGGCCGGCTACATTACCCATGACGACTATGAAAGAAAAATTGCATTACACAACATCCTTGTCAGGCAAATCAAAAATACCGATGCATTACACAACTGCAAGGTCTTTACCAAAAAGGACACAGAAATCAAGGCACCAGCCTCCTAACAAACCAAGATATACAACCTCAAAAATGTTTACTGACATTCCTACAGCAACAGCGAAAGCAATCCCTACTTATTACTCAAGACCCGCAAATAAACCCAGCACGAAAGCAATGAAACACTATACTGAGAGAATGGTAATGACAAGAAAATCGAAGTTTGATAGATATTTCAAGAAATTTGACAGTAGCCTctgtacaaaagaaaatattgctgCTGGCTTGAAATATTTTGCGCATCGATATCCGACTATGTATTTTGAATGCATAGCCCCAGGAAAATTTGTAAGGCGAGATTGTCCAAGATTATTCTTTTGGTCTCAACCTGATAAGAAGTGCATACCGCCAAGAATAACGCTACCTCGAATAAAACCGACCACTACCacccccatccccaccaccaccaccaccaccaccaccactacagctacaacaacatcaataacaacaccaGCATTCACAACTTCCCAAAGGAATCATAGAACATCTAAAATTACCTTACCTCCCCGTTTCAAAAACCCTTGTACGAAAAAAGCAATAGCCGCTAATAAGTTTCTTTTCCGTCACCCTAATCCACGAATGTTTATCCTATGCACATCAAGGggaaattattatataaaacaatgtGGCAAGGATGCTGTATGGTTTCAACCTAATCGTACGTGTCTTTATATGTCCAAAGATCGATCTACTAAACCTACAAAAACAACTACTTTTAAAATTTCCCCAAAGCATGGTACAGTGAAACGAGCTTCTTCAAACACATTTGAAACTTATTGCACTAAAGAGAATTTAGAATCACGTCGTCAATACTTTCCGCATCCTGAACCCAATAAATTCATACTGTGTACGAACCCAGGGACTTACATTGTAAAAGAATGTCATTACCAAGCTTTATGGTCACAGGCAAACCTCACATGCATAAGTGAAGAACAGATGAGCACACCTAAAACGACGACAGTCAAATCTACTGTCTCAACCACAGTCAAAACCCCAACTTTACAAGTTTACAATCCTTCCCTGCTCAATAAGATTAAAAACCCTTGTACAAGAGAAAAAATTGCTGCCAATGTAATGTTTTTTGCCCACCCAGATCCTCAATATTATGTTCAATGTACGACCCATGGAACATATTTTGTTAAATCGTGTGACAATGGTACACTATGGTCACAAGCAaatcaaacatgcatacatagatattcacATCACACGATAATTCAACAAGAGTATGGTGGTATGAACACTGGTAGGAGTTTATGTACAGCAGAAGCATTGGAAGCAGGTGCAGGCTACTT of the Octopus sinensis linkage group LG1, ASM634580v1, whole genome shotgun sequence genome contains:
- the LOC118763465 gene encoding uncharacterized protein LOC118763465, producing the protein MKFPIGVYFLLIPFCSGQFPERIRTKGAMGNKVVSDIVEKLATKGIFSNKHLLRKLAAIQSKDGVPFKPHSGGLWRIDIDQLSSVKTSCQQNLRDLCKLFKKEFNIDVGSINIPDLDKPLYSGSIMSLYLSSLNESIPEKSFQDEDFWRKLISKSILRNNEEELTPEVYTKDNLLYKQYLKTICRERTDGVHAKTLPHPDPRKYIQCLKSSDYYVKRCPIGTFWLQKRLTCVHREDDTDTTQQDTNLLPKKTRPAMKMPALKTFANPCTKETFDNGRLYFPHSDPTKYIQCVDIGSYIVKDCIPGNSWFQNETMCLNTSEHLRQKYRSLIFKTTLHDNLGKTTLNPLVNIFKHLCTKAAIAAKRLYYSHPNPKKFVECTGVGLYVIRSCASGKFWSKKGDTCIHNYYPSTQYLPTRRHLTNIYGSTIYSSNKQGNPFNRPATLPMTTMKEKLHYTTSLSGKSKIPMHYTTARSLPKRTQKSRHQPPNKPRYTTSKMFTDIPTATAKAIPTYYSRPANKPSTKAMKHYTERMVMTRKSKFDRYFKKFDSSLCTKENIAAGLKYFAHRYPTMYFECIAPGKFVRRDCPRLFFWSQPDKKCIPPRITLPRIKPTTTTPIPTTTTTTTTTTATTTSITTPAFTTSQRNHRTSKITLPPRFKNPCTKKAIAANKFLFRHPNPRMFILCTSRGNYYIKQCGKDAVWFQPNRTCLYMSKDRSTKPTKTTTFKISPKHGTVKRASSNTFETYCTKENLESRRQYFPHPEPNKFILCTNPGTYIVKECHYQALWSQANLTCISEEQMSTPKTTTVKSTVSTTVKTPTLQVYNPSLLNKIKNPCTREKIAANVMFFAHPDPQYYVQCTTHGTYFVKSCDNGTLWSQANQTCIHRYSHHTIIQQEYGGMNTGRSLCTAEALEAGAGYFAHSDPRKFIQCTVPGSYVLRNCSPGTVWNQHEMDCVFGASIHHVLTSQLPDTTSKDDNEEVEWGHSPHSNPCTRELFKARFAHPDKTKYIQCSNWYNFVTLKCNPGKVWSQQLYNCI